The following proteins are encoded in a genomic region of Zestosphaera sp.:
- a CDS encoding DUF2192 domain-containing protein, with product MNAKRRRVKAYVNALSDLISSDNPSRELAIQLVKKYLESVNVEPFRGASKPEDIYEKEMISLYVIATRGLGINNEFRELMSKVFNKELTYEDTYLLLSRDTPPEIIREEIRALVGNIDESYITRVLRYALILYHLDFESFENVIRVLKKAYQAFPEFSDAVRRFTKFVISVKLAEEISQGIIKNKIEKEIRKQLISLEIGLPKSTPSDDYVMKVAKVTYEISDTLLSKIFEQTQPQNNKTSD from the coding sequence TTGAATGCGAAAAGGAGGAGAGTGAAGGCGTATGTCAACGCATTAAGTGATTTAATAAGTAGCGATAATCCTAGTAGAGAACTGGCGATTCAGCTAGTTAAGAAGTATCTAGAGAGTGTTAATGTAGAGCCTTTCAGAGGCGCTTCAAAACCTGAAGATATATACGAGAAAGAAATGATTAGCCTTTACGTAATAGCTACTAGAGGACTAGGAATAAACAATGAGTTTAGAGAACTGATGAGTAAGGTTTTTAATAAGGAGCTAACGTATGAGGACACTTACTTACTACTCTCTCGAGACACGCCTCCAGAGATTATACGAGAAGAGATCCGAGCACTTGTGGGTAATATTGACGAGTCCTACATCACGAGAGTTTTAAGATACGCTTTAATACTTTACCACCTGGACTTTGAGTCTTTCGAGAACGTGATAAGAGTCTTGAAGAAGGCTTACCAGGCCTTCCCAGAATTTAGTGACGCTGTAAGGAGGTTTACTAAATTCGTTATCTCGGTTAAGCTTGCTGAAGAGATAAGTCAAGGAATAATAAAGAATAAGATCGAGAAAGAGATAAGGAAGCAATTAATTTCTTTAGAGATAGGACTACCTAAGTCTACTCCCTCAGACGATTACGTGATGAAGGTAGCTAAAGTCACGTATGAGATAAGCGATACTCTTCTCTCAAAAATTTTCGAGCAAACTCAACCTCAGAACAACAAGACTAGCGACTGA
- a CDS encoding radical SAM protein, whose product MGKCLACGREANTISSSLSICGECLKSLSKVPEFSKSRRVKFRSSLGLPVFPPVVSEEGGFRQCSICVNECQLREGDVGFCGLWTNIGGLMKFRLGLDKALGLWYLDPHPTNCVAAPVCPANTSRGYPEYTKTPGVEVGYYNLAVFFGGCSLDCLFCQNYEHKELVSESIRGKSKRFFAVKDLIERALSPVVTCVCYFGGDPGPHSPHAIAASREILRNSEEQIKRICWETNGLQNPAIMREMAKLSLESGGIVKIDWKAWSPVIYEALTGVNGVKAVERLKHNVRLISELRSSRREPPLLVVSTLLVPGYVDLYEVEGIATYIASVDPDTPYVLLAFHPTHLMRDLPTTSYDHALKALRIARSSGLKEVYIGNEWLLSNSYLV is encoded by the coding sequence ATGGGTAAGTGCTTAGCGTGTGGAAGAGAAGCTAACACTATCAGCTCATCTCTCTCTATTTGTGGAGAGTGTTTAAAGAGCTTAAGTAAGGTTCCGGAGTTTAGTAAATCTAGGCGTGTGAAGTTTAGGAGTAGTTTGGGGCTTCCAGTATTTCCTCCAGTCGTGAGTGAAGAAGGTGGTTTCAGGCAGTGTAGTATATGCGTTAACGAGTGTCAGTTAAGGGAAGGCGATGTAGGTTTTTGTGGTTTGTGGACAAACATAGGAGGCTTAATGAAGTTCAGGCTAGGTCTAGATAAAGCACTAGGTTTATGGTATCTTGACCCACACCCAACAAACTGTGTTGCAGCACCTGTATGTCCAGCCAACACCAGCAGAGGGTACCCTGAATACACAAAAACACCAGGTGTTGAGGTAGGCTACTATAACTTAGCAGTCTTCTTCGGCGGTTGCTCACTAGATTGTTTATTCTGCCAGAATTACGAACACAAAGAACTCGTGTCAGAAAGTATTAGAGGGAAAAGTAAGAGATTCTTCGCTGTTAAGGACCTTATTGAGAGAGCATTAAGTCCTGTAGTGACTTGTGTCTGTTACTTTGGTGGCGATCCAGGACCTCACTCGCCTCATGCCATAGCGGCGTCCAGAGAAATACTCAGAAACTCTGAAGAGCAAATCAAGAGGATATGTTGGGAGACTAACGGTCTTCAGAACCCGGCTATCATGCGTGAGATGGCTAAATTAAGTCTCGAGTCTGGCGGGATAGTCAAGATAGATTGGAAAGCCTGGAGTCCCGTAATTTACGAGGCGCTCACAGGAGTTAACGGGGTTAAAGCCGTTGAGAGGCTAAAACATAATGTTCGACTAATTAGCGAGTTGAGAAGTTCTAGGAGAGAGCCCCCACTCTTAGTAGTAAGCACTCTCTTAGTTCCAGGATATGTTGACCTATATGAGGTAGAGGGAATAGCTACGTACATAGCTAGTGTAGACCCTGACACGCCCTACGTCTTACTAGCGTTCCATCCAACACACCTAATGAGAGACCTACCCACCACCAGTTACGACCATGCTCTCAAAGCGCTAAGAATCGCTCGAAGCTCAGGACTGAAAGAAGTATACATAGGTAATGAGTGGTTATTATCAAACTCGTACCTCGTATGA
- a CDS encoding endonuclease III codes for MLEDDSFIPTKARKASLSPLESLIGIILSQNSTDKNAWKALENLIKYYGGRVTAEKISSTDLRVLESLIKPAGIYRSKARAIKNLVLVLREEELTSLDASKLKEKLALVRGVGPKTIDVFLASVRGVPTFPIDTHIRRILYRLGVIDKRIEKYEKIRSVVMSQVPPDKLLTTHYVLIIHGRTTCKARKPRCAECPVEDLCEKRGVSFC; via the coding sequence ATGTTAGAAGATGACTCGTTTATCCCAACTAAAGCTAGGAAAGCTTCTTTAAGCCCTCTAGAATCCTTAATAGGAATAATACTCTCACAAAACTCTACAGATAAGAACGCGTGGAAAGCTCTTGAGAATCTGATTAAGTATTATGGTGGTAGAGTTACTGCAGAAAAAATAAGTAGTACTGACTTGAGAGTCTTGGAGTCGCTGATAAAGCCAGCAGGCATTTACAGGTCTAAAGCTAGAGCTATTAAAAACCTTGTGTTAGTCTTGAGGGAAGAAGAATTAACTTCTCTAGACGCTAGTAAGTTAAAAGAAAAACTAGCTCTCGTACGTGGTGTAGGGCCGAAAACCATAGATGTCTTCTTGGCTAGCGTGCGCGGCGTGCCCACCTTCCCTATAGACACGCACATCAGGAGAATCCTCTACAGGCTTGGAGTGATAGATAAGAGGATTGAAAAGTATGAGAAGATTAGGTCTGTGGTAATGAGTCAAGTACCGCCAGATAAGCTCCTGACGACTCACTACGTGTTAATAATTCACGGAAGGACTACATGTAAGGCTAGAAAACCGCGGTGTGCTGAATGCCCAGTAGAAGACTTGTGTGAGAAGAGAGGAGTTAGTTTCTGTTGA
- the glmS gene encoding glutamine--fructose-6-phosphate transaminase (isomerizing), translating into MWGCDDVVCGIIGVTTDEMLSQEPLGKLIKEALKKLEYRGYDSVGLAVMTNEGLLKVRKSRGMIDLVSQKLSFDTIYGVSGVGHTRWATHGKPSDENAHPHVDCSGRIAVVHNGIIENYKKLKELLISEGHSFTSDTDTEVIPHLVESFKKRGYETYEAFKKTIELLEGAYALAMIDVEEPKKIFFARRMSPLIVGLGNKSNFVASDVVAFIDYTRRIIVLRDGEVGYVTPSKVVIEKMVSSEDVVKWVPVNVESRVRTVEWSPEMASKEGYDFFMLKEIHEQPYALASTLSGAGEATSEVARVIAKSERVLLLGAGTSYHATLIAALLLRKYANLWAEAIVASESRWWLNTLGKGDVVIGVSQSGETIDTLRGIREAREKGALTIAVTNVVESTIAREADMPIYIRAGPEISVAATKTFTSQVALLSYLALKTGELRGVLKPQIANDAYNALRETPNIVAKILREEETKVSVLADKMSLKSNAYYLGRGLGLPVAMEGALKMKEIAYVHAEAYPAGESKHGPIALIEKDFPVLFVILSKDEEELIKSNIEEMKARDAYTILVSPNNAEEALSLADFRLVMPVQHEVASAVSYIIPLQLLAYYTAIKKGLDPDKPRNLAKTVTVF; encoded by the coding sequence GTGTGGGGCTGTGATGACGTGGTTTGTGGCATAATAGGAGTGACTACAGACGAAATGCTCTCTCAAGAGCCTCTAGGCAAGCTGATTAAGGAAGCTTTAAAGAAGTTAGAGTATAGGGGTTATGACTCTGTAGGCTTAGCTGTTATGACTAATGAAGGCTTGCTTAAAGTTAGGAAGTCTAGGGGCATGATAGATCTTGTATCTCAAAAACTGAGTTTTGATACTATCTACGGAGTCAGCGGCGTAGGACATACTAGGTGGGCAACACACGGGAAACCTAGTGATGAGAACGCTCACCCTCATGTTGATTGCTCAGGTCGTATAGCTGTAGTACATAATGGAATCATAGAGAACTATAAGAAGCTTAAGGAGCTCTTAATTAGCGAGGGGCATAGCTTTACCTCAGATACAGACACTGAGGTAATCCCTCACCTAGTAGAGTCTTTTAAGAAGAGAGGCTACGAAACCTACGAGGCTTTCAAGAAGACTATTGAGTTGTTGGAGGGAGCTTACGCTCTGGCGATGATAGACGTAGAGGAACCCAAGAAAATATTTTTTGCTAGGAGAATGTCGCCCTTAATAGTAGGTTTGGGAAATAAAAGTAATTTTGTAGCAAGCGATGTTGTGGCGTTCATAGACTACACTAGGAGAATAATAGTGTTGAGGGATGGGGAGGTAGGTTACGTCACGCCAAGTAAGGTTGTGATAGAGAAGATGGTGAGTAGTGAAGACGTGGTTAAGTGGGTTCCTGTCAATGTAGAGTCTAGGGTTAGGACTGTCGAGTGGAGCCCCGAAATGGCTTCTAAAGAAGGCTATGACTTCTTCATGCTTAAAGAAATTCACGAACAACCTTATGCGTTGGCTTCTACGTTGAGTGGTGCAGGTGAAGCAACTAGCGAGGTAGCTAGAGTGATTGCCAAGTCAGAGAGAGTCTTACTACTTGGCGCGGGAACGTCTTACCACGCCACACTAATAGCAGCTCTCTTGCTCAGGAAGTACGCTAACTTATGGGCTGAAGCTATAGTAGCTTCAGAGAGTCGCTGGTGGCTCAACACACTAGGTAAAGGTGATGTAGTCATCGGGGTTAGTCAGTCAGGCGAGACTATAGATACCTTAAGAGGAATCAGGGAGGCTAGAGAGAAGGGTGCTTTAACGATCGCGGTAACTAACGTGGTGGAGTCTACTATAGCTAGAGAAGCTGATATGCCTATATACATAAGAGCAGGACCAGAGATAAGCGTGGCGGCAACAAAGACCTTCACATCACAGGTAGCACTTCTCTCATACTTAGCTCTCAAGACAGGCGAGTTAAGAGGGGTCTTAAAGCCTCAAATAGCTAATGACGCGTATAACGCATTACGTGAAACTCCTAATATAGTAGCTAAGATTTTGAGAGAGGAAGAGACGAAAGTATCAGTACTAGCCGATAAAATGAGTTTGAAGAGTAACGCATACTATCTTGGGAGAGGACTTGGGCTGCCCGTAGCCATGGAGGGAGCGCTTAAAATGAAGGAGATCGCATACGTGCATGCTGAGGCATACCCAGCTGGAGAGTCAAAACACGGTCCCATAGCTCTGATAGAGAAAGACTTTCCAGTGTTGTTCGTCATATTAAGTAAAGACGAGGAAGAACTAATAAAGAGTAATATTGAGGAAATGAAAGCACGAGATGCTTACACGATACTGGTTTCACCAAATAACGCGGAGGAGGCGTTATCTTTAGCTGATTTCCGGCTCGTAATGCCTGTTCAGCATGAGGTGGCTTCAGCAGTTTCATACATCATACCCTTACAATTATTAGCTTACTACACAGCCATCAAGAAAGGTCTAGACCCTGACAAACCCAGGAACCTAGCGAAAACTGTTACAGTATTTTGA
- the surE gene encoding 5'/3'-nucleotidase SurE encodes MRVVCMKVLLVNDDGFVTKALPLTYHALSSFGEVIAVVPEVPKSGGAHSLTLHKPLFLRELLIHDIKVYVINGTPVDAIHAALQILNYKPSLVVSGVNIGENTSSQNILYSGTIGAALEAGLLGIPSIAFSADVENDEELIEPQYSFKVRKIIEAIINFIASRGWFNGVDTISVNIPKSGFRGVVMPRTQRLRFFQRFESRVDPRGRRYYWLVGNKVTEKDTDSYYLSEGYVVLTPLRVDLTHPTLSGCSELDPLLNDLVKHLNHTLKLL; translated from the coding sequence GTGAGGGTTGTCTGCATGAAGGTCTTGCTAGTTAATGATGACGGGTTTGTGACTAAAGCTTTGCCTCTAACTTATCACGCGCTATCATCTTTCGGCGAGGTAATAGCTGTAGTTCCTGAGGTGCCTAAGTCAGGCGGTGCTCACTCATTAACGTTGCATAAGCCTCTCTTCTTAAGAGAACTCTTAATACATGACATTAAGGTCTACGTAATAAACGGGACCCCTGTAGACGCGATTCACGCCGCACTACAGATACTCAATTATAAGCCGTCTTTAGTAGTTTCGGGAGTGAATATAGGAGAGAACACGTCATCTCAAAACATACTCTACTCAGGAACTATAGGAGCTGCCCTAGAAGCAGGCTTGCTAGGAATTCCGTCTATTGCTTTCTCAGCTGACGTAGAGAACGATGAGGAACTAATAGAGCCTCAATACTCGTTTAAAGTCAGGAAGATAATAGAAGCTATCATAAACTTCATCGCGAGTAGAGGCTGGTTTAACGGGGTAGACACTATATCAGTGAATATTCCTAAATCTGGTTTCAGGGGCGTAGTAATGCCTCGAACTCAGAGATTAAGATTTTTTCAGAGATTTGAGAGCAGGGTAGACCCTAGAGGAAGGAGATACTACTGGTTAGTTGGTAATAAAGTCACCGAGAAAGACACAGACTCTTACTACCTTAGTGAGGGTTACGTGGTTCTTACGCCTTTAAGAGTAGACTTAACACACCCTACACTGAGCGGCTGTAGCGAGCTAGACCCTCTCCTAAATGATTTAGTAAAACACCTCAACCACACATTAAAGCTACTTTAG
- a CDS encoding molybdopterin molybdotransferase MoeA gives MSRRRLEGFTRFEEYENALSKLLTQVNVALELEKIPVSESSGRIAAEDLYSLRDYPPVDRAALDGYAVRSLDVLSASPSNPVILKIVGSIEAGEVPKFSINAGEAAIVFTGAPIPEGSDSVVPFEEAVRRGNLVHILRPVQKYKNVSRAGEDIKTGDLIIRRGIIIRPWHIAALIEAGFEEVKVFKRPRIGIINVGNELIVEEGNKIPNSTGPLIYAYLKELGCEPVLIGVVPDDEEEILNTVLRILRDFEILITTGGTSVGGKDLVPEALSRISGANLIFHGVNLRPGRTTGAYVIEGKPILMFSGLPVAALVGLEAFVKPLIRHLTGATLLPEPTARVKVRRRVTNVIGFKSFFRVVVYREGGELSMEPLRLTGSGIISTLLRGNAILVVNENIEGYDEGDYVDVVLIGPIYEKRPEFLE, from the coding sequence ATGAGTAGAAGGAGACTAGAAGGTTTTACACGTTTTGAAGAATACGAAAATGCTCTATCAAAATTACTGACTCAAGTCAACGTAGCTCTCGAGTTAGAGAAGATACCTGTGAGTGAGTCTTCTGGTAGGATTGCGGCTGAAGACTTGTACAGCCTAAGAGATTACCCGCCTGTTGATAGAGCAGCCTTAGACGGCTACGCAGTAAGGTCGCTAGACGTGTTAAGTGCTTCACCAAGTAATCCAGTAATACTGAAAATTGTTGGAAGTATTGAAGCAGGAGAAGTCCCTAAGTTCTCAATCAATGCCGGAGAAGCCGCCATAGTCTTCACCGGCGCTCCAATACCTGAAGGCTCAGACTCTGTAGTTCCTTTTGAGGAAGCCGTCAGGAGAGGAAACCTTGTTCATATCCTGAGGCCAGTCCAGAAATACAAGAATGTTAGCAGGGCTGGTGAAGACATCAAGACAGGTGATTTAATAATTAGGAGAGGCATCATAATAAGACCATGGCATATAGCGGCATTAATTGAGGCTGGGTTTGAGGAAGTTAAGGTCTTTAAAAGACCTAGAATAGGCATCATAAACGTAGGTAATGAGCTAATAGTTGAGGAAGGTAACAAAATACCGAATTCTACCGGGCCCCTAATATACGCGTACCTAAAAGAACTTGGTTGCGAGCCTGTCTTGATCGGTGTAGTACCTGACGATGAGGAAGAGATACTTAACACGGTTTTGAGAATTTTGCGAGATTTTGAAATACTTATAACGACTGGAGGAACTTCCGTCGGCGGCAAGGACTTAGTTCCTGAAGCTCTCTCTAGGATTAGCGGCGCTAACCTGATTTTCCACGGTGTTAACTTAAGGCCTGGCAGGACTACTGGAGCATACGTAATTGAGGGAAAGCCTATACTGATGTTTTCAGGTCTTCCTGTAGCGGCTTTAGTAGGTCTTGAAGCTTTTGTTAAGCCCCTCATCAGACATCTCACAGGAGCTACGCTACTACCAGAACCTACTGCGAGAGTTAAAGTACGTAGGAGAGTAACTAACGTTATTGGGTTTAAGTCTTTCTTTAGGGTAGTTGTTTACCGTGAGGGTGGTGAGCTCTCAATGGAGCCACTGAGACTAACAGGGTCAGGGATCATATCAACCCTTCTAAGAGGTAACGCCATACTAGTCGTTAATGAAAATATAGAAGGATATGATGAGGGCGACTACGTAGATGTAGTCTTGATAGGACCTATATACGAGAAAAGACCCGAGTTCTTAGAGTGA
- a CDS encoding FAD-binding oxidoreductase, which translates to MKSVNVAIVGGGSTGLMTAYYLAKEGVKDIHVFEEKYLGFGSTGRCAGGVRASFASDVHIKLMKESIRRWLSLREEISGLEFVQDGYLWLLTTEELVEFHKKLSAYQNSLGVPTRMLDRDEIRDLIPIELNDVLAALYDPMAGKASPLKFLWAVRRKLRELGVTIHEYTSVTDVRVSSGRARSIVVDRMREIQVNEHVVIAAGVWSKDLLGKLGIKIPLKKDPHHLLVTEKYVQFIRPLVIHKETGSYIVQHETGSLLVGAEFPVPEEDMSLRYGYLKKAVTIMSRYFPQILGTNLLRVWVGYYEVTPDHHPIVGAVPFIENLVTATGFSGHGYMMAPIVGEELKNIILEGKPRIPETKELRLERFEEGKLLKESAIFG; encoded by the coding sequence TTGAAGTCTGTTAATGTAGCTATAGTAGGCGGTGGTTCAACAGGGCTTATGACTGCTTACTACTTAGCTAAAGAAGGCGTTAAAGATATTCATGTTTTTGAGGAAAAGTACCTAGGTTTTGGTAGTACGGGTAGGTGTGCAGGCGGTGTTAGGGCTTCGTTCGCGTCAGACGTCCACATAAAGCTAATGAAAGAATCTATACGTAGATGGTTATCCCTAAGAGAAGAGATTAGTGGTTTAGAATTCGTGCAAGACGGGTACTTATGGTTGCTAACCACGGAAGAGCTCGTAGAATTTCATAAGAAGTTGTCGGCTTATCAGAATAGCCTGGGCGTCCCGACACGCATGCTTGACAGAGACGAGATAAGAGACTTGATACCCATAGAACTAAATGACGTTCTAGCAGCACTTTATGACCCCATGGCGGGTAAAGCATCCCCACTAAAGTTCCTTTGGGCTGTGAGGAGGAAGTTAAGAGAGTTAGGTGTCACTATTCATGAGTACACTTCAGTTACTGACGTGAGAGTGTCTAGCGGTAGAGCGCGTTCTATAGTCGTTGATAGAATGAGGGAGATTCAAGTAAACGAGCATGTAGTAATAGCTGCTGGCGTGTGGAGCAAGGACTTATTAGGAAAGCTAGGTATTAAGATACCACTCAAGAAAGACCCACACCACTTGCTAGTCACTGAGAAGTATGTGCAGTTCATCAGACCTCTAGTCATACATAAAGAGACAGGCTCTTATATAGTACAGCATGAGACGGGGAGTCTCTTAGTCGGTGCAGAATTCCCTGTACCTGAAGAAGACATGAGCTTGAGGTACGGATACTTAAAGAAAGCAGTGACTATAATGTCTAGGTATTTCCCTCAAATACTAGGTACTAACCTGCTTAGAGTGTGGGTAGGTTACTACGAGGTCACGCCAGACCACCACCCCATAGTGGGAGCGGTTCCATTCATAGAAAACCTCGTTACTGCGACAGGATTTAGCGGGCATGGGTATATGATGGCCCCCATAGTAGGTGAGGAACTCAAGAATATAATCTTAGAAGGCAAGCCCAGGATACCTGAGACTAAAGAATTGAGACTAGAGAGATTCGAAGAAGGTAAGCTACTTAAAGAAAGCGCAATATTTGGTTAA
- a CDS encoding (2Fe-2S)-binding protein — protein sequence MVKLLCLCEEISLEEVQKVIEEEGIRDIETLKRRLRLGMGPCGGRYCINMVLRMYPQLFGNTAKEKSDTELRVPPSRPPLKPVPLYVFKER from the coding sequence ATGGTGAAACTCCTCTGCTTATGTGAAGAGATATCCTTAGAGGAAGTTCAGAAGGTAATAGAGGAGGAAGGTATTAGAGATATAGAGACACTTAAGAGGAGGCTTAGGCTGGGTATGGGTCCTTGCGGAGGTCGTTATTGTATAAACATGGTACTACGTATGTATCCTCAGCTCTTTGGCAATACGGCTAAAGAGAAAAGTGATACAGAATTGAGGGTTCCCCCATCAAGACCTCCCCTGAAGCCAGTGCCCCTATACGTATTTAAGGAGAGGTGA
- a CDS encoding 4Fe-4S binding protein yields MSRFKETGVVDLDTLTKMGYVPDETRLHKGPVAIYECVEEIPCNVCVFSCPFNAVSKSKITDLPKIDFSKCTGCGVCVGRCPGLAIFVVDVSREGDAGYVTLPHELLPAPSKRDEVVLLDREGREVGRGVVTRVYRDKITKSWVVTVSAPKDLAMVVRAIRVIK; encoded by the coding sequence ATGAGTCGCTTCAAAGAAACAGGTGTAGTTGATTTAGATACGCTCACTAAGATGGGGTACGTTCCAGACGAGACTAGATTACATAAGGGTCCTGTAGCAATTTACGAGTGTGTTGAAGAGATACCGTGTAACGTGTGCGTGTTTTCCTGCCCGTTCAACGCCGTTTCCAAAAGCAAAATAACTGACTTACCCAAAATAGACTTCAGTAAATGTACTGGTTGCGGGGTGTGTGTTGGGCGGTGTCCTGGTCTGGCAATCTTCGTAGTAGATGTCTCAAGAGAAGGAGATGCTGGTTACGTCACACTACCTCACGAACTACTCCCTGCTCCCTCAAAAAGAGACGAGGTAGTGCTCCTAGACCGTGAGGGAAGAGAAGTCGGTAGAGGTGTTGTAACAAGAGTCTACAGAGATAAGATAACTAAGTCTTGGGTAGTCACAGTCTCAGCTCCTAAGGATTTAGCCATGGTCGTAAGAGCTATTAGGGTGATTAAGTGA
- a CDS encoding FAD-dependent oxidoreductase produces the protein MRDRRIHTHPILEFKRGKEITIFFEGKPIRAFEGESLAAAIYAAGIDLFRLSPSLKRPRAVFCMVGKCGSCIVRVNGIPTRSCVTPAEENMKIERISNLPEASKYEKRLVNEELDVDVLIVGGGPAGMASAEVLCGTNLSVALVDDQIRLGGQLIKQTHIFFGSKELFAGKRGFEIAEEYANKLSKCPNIRILSRTTVIGVFKEGIVAISDEATYLIRPKYVVIAAGAYENYLVFENNDLPGVMGAGGAQTLMNVWGVKPGNEILVVGSGNVGLIISYQLLQAGAEVKAVVEALPKIGGWFVHAAKIRRYGIPILTSHTILGVKGAERVEEAIIARVDESWNVIQGTEKSFKVDTVLLAVGLTPNTELVRQFGAAMKYIPELGGLVPLRTQYMETSVENVFIAGDLAAIEEATTAFIEGWIAGYSILVKAYGEKEEYVTKRENLIRMLYEYRSAPVSEKVRKGWQSSLMPCGV, from the coding sequence TTGAGGGATAGGAGGATACATACACACCCAATACTAGAGTTTAAGCGCGGCAAAGAAATAACTATATTCTTTGAGGGCAAGCCCATAAGAGCTTTTGAGGGTGAGTCTCTGGCTGCAGCGATTTACGCAGCTGGGATAGACTTATTTAGGTTATCACCTAGCTTAAAAAGGCCTAGAGCTGTCTTCTGCATGGTCGGCAAGTGTGGTTCCTGCATAGTCAGGGTCAACGGAATTCCGACACGGTCGTGTGTTACGCCAGCAGAAGAGAACATGAAGATAGAGAGGATTAGCAACCTCCCTGAAGCGAGCAAGTACGAGAAGAGGTTGGTTAATGAGGAACTTGACGTTGACGTGCTGATTGTCGGCGGAGGGCCTGCTGGAATGGCTTCAGCTGAAGTCTTGTGTGGCACGAACCTCAGCGTAGCGCTCGTAGACGACCAGATAAGACTCGGCGGTCAGCTAATAAAGCAGACTCACATATTCTTTGGTTCTAAGGAATTATTTGCTGGTAAAAGAGGTTTTGAGATAGCTGAAGAGTACGCTAATAAGCTGAGTAAATGCCCTAACATCAGAATACTGAGTAGGACTACCGTAATAGGGGTGTTTAAGGAGGGTATAGTAGCAATCAGCGATGAAGCCACGTATTTAATAAGACCTAAGTACGTCGTGATCGCGGCTGGCGCCTACGAAAACTACCTAGTGTTCGAGAATAATGACTTACCAGGAGTTATGGGGGCTGGAGGAGCACAGACCTTGATGAACGTGTGGGGAGTTAAGCCTGGCAACGAGATTTTAGTGGTGGGCTCTGGTAATGTCGGACTAATAATATCTTATCAGCTACTTCAAGCAGGTGCTGAAGTCAAGGCGGTTGTTGAGGCTTTGCCGAAGATCGGGGGCTGGTTTGTTCACGCAGCTAAGATAAGGAGGTACGGAATACCTATACTCACAAGCCACACTATACTAGGCGTTAAAGGCGCTGAGAGAGTTGAAGAGGCAATCATCGCTCGTGTTGACGAGAGCTGGAATGTCATACAAGGCACTGAGAAATCCTTTAAGGTAGACACGGTATTATTAGCTGTTGGATTAACTCCGAACACAGAATTAGTGAGGCAGTTTGGAGCAGCCATGAAATACATACCCGAACTCGGGGGTCTAGTACCTCTGAGGACTCAGTATATGGAGACTTCAGTAGAGAACGTCTTCATAGCAGGAGACTTAGCAGCAATCGAGGAAGCAACTACGGCGTTTATTGAGGGGTGGATTGCGGGCTATTCTATACTGGTCAAAGCTTACGGCGAGAAAGAAGAGTATGTTACTAAGAGAGAAAACCTCATAAGAATGCTTTACGAGTATAGGTCCGCGCCCGTCAGCGAGAAAGTTAGGAAAGGCTGGCAATCGTCTCTCATGCCTTGCGGGGTGTGA